From the Penaeus chinensis breed Huanghai No. 1 chromosome 28, ASM1920278v2, whole genome shotgun sequence genome, one window contains:
- the LOC125039882 gene encoding uncharacterized protein LOC125039882 isoform X1 yields the protein MSSRSRGRGHRGSGRGGYGHRGGGNWGGNRGGHRGAGGGGGRMDYYHHHHHHGGRSPHPSQRQHDPEKLLASLGPEAQLALTTAIINSVLKTPDGREGRGNFRDNREPNYRHQRDPRRDGRGGYYREESRERRHFGEDRRYEPRSHHQEGRSHHYDREKPPAGPPRSRYGKYPGQSKRRPSPHGHPGAAYKRQRMESIEAGGSPHREEFAENDSGAASTHDRPRDREHHSEGPKEGHDSHEVAAGGNGNGEGEGGPSGVQVTIRADGERAVNSEGHVRTRVAGRLFVELRCPHCPSQRSITFKEYKFHLGSEGHKQQLNRLARKHSVVLRKIRVQQRQEQKEIEAKWREENGEEFKSAVTRFCSTCKLAFKCLGKNSSDGISHHSRSKLHRMQRHYLHPRCGICRITFPSRMVYEHHIASINHLRGSLQVRTATIDSQGGSRRNENHNQEEEGVDLDLANFMTLDSVGEDDDEEVGSEHEEITGGIDAVEAAEKEAATGDEDEDEDLDESESSSNRNKGHGHYRSKEELQYGRRGRNVGSNKGKRRRAHDRGDEDEEEDIPMESDWDKDQPEEEDDEDEEEHQPLGTEYVRRIEAYFCSLCYKIIRADSSLGSRAVQRHCRSFDHLSHYHDQHPASQHGEDGMSGDEAEGDLEDDPDQAKLWEEVDKGLTALQGEIMTEIEGEDGLEGNNKTDKKENGGATKEKESEEGGEEEKGFGNGKQAKEASREEEKEDESPVKEEEAEDMVNATTVKEWEEVGEEFTE from the exons ATGTCTTCGCGGTCACGTGGACGAGGCcacagagggagtgggaggggaggttaTGGGCACAGAGGGGGAGGCAACTGGGGAGGGAACCGAGGGGGGCACagaggggctgggggagggggtgggaggatggattattaccatcaccaccaccatcacggaGGGCGGTCACCACACCCATCGCAGCGGCAGCATGATCCGGAGAAGCTGCTGGCCTCCCTTGGGCCTGAAGCGCAGCTAGCCCTCACCACTGCCATCATCAACTCCGTGTTGAAAACTCCA GATGGCAGGGAGGGACGAGGCAACTTCCGTGACAACCGCGAACCCAACTACAGACATCAGCGGGATCCCCGCCGCGATGGTCGTGGAGGCTACTACAGG GAGGAGTCGAGGGAGCGCAGGCACTTTGGTGAGGACCGCAGGTATGAGCCCAGGTCGCACCACCAGGAGGGGCGCAGCCATCACTATGACCGAGAGAAACCCCCAGCTGGCCCCCCTCGCTCCCGTTATGGCAAATACCCCGGCCAATCCAAGAGGAGGCCGTCGCCTCATGGCCATCCTGGGGCCGCGTACAAGCGACAGAG AATGGAGAGCATTGAGGCTGGAGGCAGTCCTCACAGGGAAGAATTTGCCGAAAACGACTCTGGTGCTGCCTCAACCCACGACAGACCACGTGACAGGGAGCACCACAGTGAGGGCCCCAAGGAAGGCCATGACTCCCATGAGGTGGCTGCAGGGGGTAATggcaatggagagggagaaggcgggcCCAGCGGAGTGCAGGTCACCATCCGTGCTGATGGGGAGCGAGCCGTGAACAGTGAGGGCCACGTGAGGACGCGAGTGGCTGGTCGCCTCTTTGTTGAACTCAGATGTCCACATTGCCCGAGCCAGAGGTCCATTACTTTCAAG GAGTACAAGTTCCACCTGGGAAGTGAGGGACACAAACAGCAGCTAAACCGGCTGGCTAGGAAGCACTCTGTGGTGCTGAGGAAGATCAGGGTGCAGCAGAGACAGGAGCAGAAGGAGATTGAGGCCAAGTGGCGAGAAGAAAATGGCGAGGAGTTTAAGTCAGCTGTTACTAG GTTCTGCAGTACATGCAAGCTAGCCTTCAAGTGTCTGGGCAAAAACTCAAGTGATGGCATAAGCCACCACAGCAGAAGCAAGCTACATAGG ATGCAGAGGCACTATCTCCATCCTCGATGTGGAATATGCAGAATCACTTTCCCGAGCCGTATGGTGTATGAGCATCACATTGCTTCCATCAATCACCTACGG GGCTCGTTGCAGGTAAGGACAGCAACTATTGACAGTCAGGGTGGCAGCCGACGCAATGAGAACCACAaccaggaggaggaaggtgttgaCCTTGACTTGGCTAACTTCATGACACTCGACTCAGTGGGAGAAGACG ATGATGAAGAGGTGGGATCAGAGCACGAGGAGATCACAGGGGGCATTGATGCTGTGGAGGCTGCAGAAAAGGAAGCCGCAACAGGagacgaggatgaggacgaggacctAGATGAGTCAGAGAGTAGCAGCAACCGCAACAAGGGTCATGGGCACTACAGGAGCAAGGAGGAACTGCAGTATGGCCGCAGGGGACGGAATGTAGGCAGCAACAAGGGCAAGAGGCGCAGGGCACATGACCGgggggatgaagatgaggaggaggacattCCTATGGAGTCGGACTGGGATAAAGACcagccggaggaggaggacgacgaggatgAAGAGGAGCATCAGCCACTGG GAACTGAATACGTGCGCCGGATCGAGGCCTACTTCTGCAGCTTGTGTTACAAGATCATCCGAGCTGATTCCTCCTTAGGGTCCCGTGCTGTACAGAGGCACTGCCGCTCCTTTGACCACCTGTCACATTACCATGACCAACATCCAGCATCACAACAT GGGGAAGATGGCATGAGTGGAGATGAGGCCGAGGGTGACCTGGAGGACGATCCAgaccaggctaaactgtgggagGAAGTCGACAAGGGACTCACTGCCCTCCAAG GGGAAATAATGACAGAGATTGAAGGCGAAGATGGACTTGAGGGAAATAACAAAacagataagaaggaaaatggaggagcaacaaaagagaaagaaagtgaggaaggaggtgaagaggagaaagggtttGGAAATGGAAAACAAGCAAAGGAAGCAAGccgtgaagaagaaaaggaggatgaa TCGcctgtgaaggaggaagaagcagaggacaTGGTTAATGCAACCACTGTGAAGGAGTGGGAAGAAGTGGGCGAAGAATTTACCGAGTAA
- the LOC125039882 gene encoding uncharacterized protein LOC125039882 isoform X2, with protein MSSRSRGRGHRGSGRGGYGHRGGGNWGGNRGGHRGAGGGGGRMDYYHHHHHHGGRSPHPSQRQHDPEKLLASLGPEAQLALTTAIINSVLKTPDGREGRGNFRDNREPNYRHQRDPRRDGRGGYYREESRERRHFGEDRRYEPRSHHQEGRSHHYDREKPPAGPPRSRYGKYPGQSKRRPSPHGHPGAAYKRQRMESIEAGGSPHREEFAENDSGAASTHDRPRDREHHSEGPKEGHDSHEVAAGGNGNGEGEGGPSGVQVTIRADGERAVNSEGHVRTRVAGRLFVELRCPHCPSQRSITFKEYKFHLGSEGHKQQLNRLARKHSVVLRKIRVQQRQEQKEIEAKWREENGEEFKSAVTRFCSTCKLAFKCLGKNSSDGISHHSRSKLHRMQRHYLHPRCGICRITFPSRMVYEHHIASINHLRVRTATIDSQGGSRRNENHNQEEEGVDLDLANFMTLDSVGEDDDEEVGSEHEEITGGIDAVEAAEKEAATGDEDEDEDLDESESSSNRNKGHGHYRSKEELQYGRRGRNVGSNKGKRRRAHDRGDEDEEEDIPMESDWDKDQPEEEDDEDEEEHQPLGTEYVRRIEAYFCSLCYKIIRADSSLGSRAVQRHCRSFDHLSHYHDQHPASQHGEDGMSGDEAEGDLEDDPDQAKLWEEVDKGLTALQGEIMTEIEGEDGLEGNNKTDKKENGGATKEKESEEGGEEEKGFGNGKQAKEASREEEKEDESPVKEEEAEDMVNATTVKEWEEVGEEFTE; from the exons ATGTCTTCGCGGTCACGTGGACGAGGCcacagagggagtgggaggggaggttaTGGGCACAGAGGGGGAGGCAACTGGGGAGGGAACCGAGGGGGGCACagaggggctgggggagggggtgggaggatggattattaccatcaccaccaccatcacggaGGGCGGTCACCACACCCATCGCAGCGGCAGCATGATCCGGAGAAGCTGCTGGCCTCCCTTGGGCCTGAAGCGCAGCTAGCCCTCACCACTGCCATCATCAACTCCGTGTTGAAAACTCCA GATGGCAGGGAGGGACGAGGCAACTTCCGTGACAACCGCGAACCCAACTACAGACATCAGCGGGATCCCCGCCGCGATGGTCGTGGAGGCTACTACAGG GAGGAGTCGAGGGAGCGCAGGCACTTTGGTGAGGACCGCAGGTATGAGCCCAGGTCGCACCACCAGGAGGGGCGCAGCCATCACTATGACCGAGAGAAACCCCCAGCTGGCCCCCCTCGCTCCCGTTATGGCAAATACCCCGGCCAATCCAAGAGGAGGCCGTCGCCTCATGGCCATCCTGGGGCCGCGTACAAGCGACAGAG AATGGAGAGCATTGAGGCTGGAGGCAGTCCTCACAGGGAAGAATTTGCCGAAAACGACTCTGGTGCTGCCTCAACCCACGACAGACCACGTGACAGGGAGCACCACAGTGAGGGCCCCAAGGAAGGCCATGACTCCCATGAGGTGGCTGCAGGGGGTAATggcaatggagagggagaaggcgggcCCAGCGGAGTGCAGGTCACCATCCGTGCTGATGGGGAGCGAGCCGTGAACAGTGAGGGCCACGTGAGGACGCGAGTGGCTGGTCGCCTCTTTGTTGAACTCAGATGTCCACATTGCCCGAGCCAGAGGTCCATTACTTTCAAG GAGTACAAGTTCCACCTGGGAAGTGAGGGACACAAACAGCAGCTAAACCGGCTGGCTAGGAAGCACTCTGTGGTGCTGAGGAAGATCAGGGTGCAGCAGAGACAGGAGCAGAAGGAGATTGAGGCCAAGTGGCGAGAAGAAAATGGCGAGGAGTTTAAGTCAGCTGTTACTAG GTTCTGCAGTACATGCAAGCTAGCCTTCAAGTGTCTGGGCAAAAACTCAAGTGATGGCATAAGCCACCACAGCAGAAGCAAGCTACATAGG ATGCAGAGGCACTATCTCCATCCTCGATGTGGAATATGCAGAATCACTTTCCCGAGCCGTATGGTGTATGAGCATCACATTGCTTCCATCAATCACCTACGG GTAAGGACAGCAACTATTGACAGTCAGGGTGGCAGCCGACGCAATGAGAACCACAaccaggaggaggaaggtgttgaCCTTGACTTGGCTAACTTCATGACACTCGACTCAGTGGGAGAAGACG ATGATGAAGAGGTGGGATCAGAGCACGAGGAGATCACAGGGGGCATTGATGCTGTGGAGGCTGCAGAAAAGGAAGCCGCAACAGGagacgaggatgaggacgaggacctAGATGAGTCAGAGAGTAGCAGCAACCGCAACAAGGGTCATGGGCACTACAGGAGCAAGGAGGAACTGCAGTATGGCCGCAGGGGACGGAATGTAGGCAGCAACAAGGGCAAGAGGCGCAGGGCACATGACCGgggggatgaagatgaggaggaggacattCCTATGGAGTCGGACTGGGATAAAGACcagccggaggaggaggacgacgaggatgAAGAGGAGCATCAGCCACTGG GAACTGAATACGTGCGCCGGATCGAGGCCTACTTCTGCAGCTTGTGTTACAAGATCATCCGAGCTGATTCCTCCTTAGGGTCCCGTGCTGTACAGAGGCACTGCCGCTCCTTTGACCACCTGTCACATTACCATGACCAACATCCAGCATCACAACAT GGGGAAGATGGCATGAGTGGAGATGAGGCCGAGGGTGACCTGGAGGACGATCCAgaccaggctaaactgtgggagGAAGTCGACAAGGGACTCACTGCCCTCCAAG GGGAAATAATGACAGAGATTGAAGGCGAAGATGGACTTGAGGGAAATAACAAAacagataagaaggaaaatggaggagcaacaaaagagaaagaaagtgaggaaggaggtgaagaggagaaagggtttGGAAATGGAAAACAAGCAAAGGAAGCAAGccgtgaagaagaaaaggaggatgaa TCGcctgtgaaggaggaagaagcagaggacaTGGTTAATGCAACCACTGTGAAGGAGTGGGAAGAAGTGGGCGAAGAATTTACCGAGTAA
- the LOC125039882 gene encoding uncharacterized protein LOC125039882 isoform X3: protein MAGRDEATSVTTANPTTDISGIPAAMVVEATTGMESIEAGGSPHREEFAENDSGAASTHDRPRDREHHSEGPKEGHDSHEVAAGGNGNGEGEGGPSGVQVTIRADGERAVNSEGHVRTRVAGRLFVELRCPHCPSQRSITFKEYKFHLGSEGHKQQLNRLARKHSVVLRKIRVQQRQEQKEIEAKWREENGEEFKSAVTRFCSTCKLAFKCLGKNSSDGISHHSRSKLHRMQRHYLHPRCGICRITFPSRMVYEHHIASINHLRGSLQVRTATIDSQGGSRRNENHNQEEEGVDLDLANFMTLDSVGEDDDEEVGSEHEEITGGIDAVEAAEKEAATGDEDEDEDLDESESSSNRNKGHGHYRSKEELQYGRRGRNVGSNKGKRRRAHDRGDEDEEEDIPMESDWDKDQPEEEDDEDEEEHQPLGTEYVRRIEAYFCSLCYKIIRADSSLGSRAVQRHCRSFDHLSHYHDQHPASQHGEDGMSGDEAEGDLEDDPDQAKLWEEVDKGLTALQGEIMTEIEGEDGLEGNNKTDKKENGGATKEKESEEGGEEEKGFGNGKQAKEASREEEKEDESPVKEEEAEDMVNATTVKEWEEVGEEFTE, encoded by the exons ATGGCAGGGAGGGACGAGGCAACTTCCGTGACAACCGCGAACCCAACTACAGACATCAGCGGGATCCCCGCCGCGATGGTCGTGGAGGCTACTACAGG AATGGAGAGCATTGAGGCTGGAGGCAGTCCTCACAGGGAAGAATTTGCCGAAAACGACTCTGGTGCTGCCTCAACCCACGACAGACCACGTGACAGGGAGCACCACAGTGAGGGCCCCAAGGAAGGCCATGACTCCCATGAGGTGGCTGCAGGGGGTAATggcaatggagagggagaaggcgggcCCAGCGGAGTGCAGGTCACCATCCGTGCTGATGGGGAGCGAGCCGTGAACAGTGAGGGCCACGTGAGGACGCGAGTGGCTGGTCGCCTCTTTGTTGAACTCAGATGTCCACATTGCCCGAGCCAGAGGTCCATTACTTTCAAG GAGTACAAGTTCCACCTGGGAAGTGAGGGACACAAACAGCAGCTAAACCGGCTGGCTAGGAAGCACTCTGTGGTGCTGAGGAAGATCAGGGTGCAGCAGAGACAGGAGCAGAAGGAGATTGAGGCCAAGTGGCGAGAAGAAAATGGCGAGGAGTTTAAGTCAGCTGTTACTAG GTTCTGCAGTACATGCAAGCTAGCCTTCAAGTGTCTGGGCAAAAACTCAAGTGATGGCATAAGCCACCACAGCAGAAGCAAGCTACATAGG ATGCAGAGGCACTATCTCCATCCTCGATGTGGAATATGCAGAATCACTTTCCCGAGCCGTATGGTGTATGAGCATCACATTGCTTCCATCAATCACCTACGG GGCTCGTTGCAGGTAAGGACAGCAACTATTGACAGTCAGGGTGGCAGCCGACGCAATGAGAACCACAaccaggaggaggaaggtgttgaCCTTGACTTGGCTAACTTCATGACACTCGACTCAGTGGGAGAAGACG ATGATGAAGAGGTGGGATCAGAGCACGAGGAGATCACAGGGGGCATTGATGCTGTGGAGGCTGCAGAAAAGGAAGCCGCAACAGGagacgaggatgaggacgaggacctAGATGAGTCAGAGAGTAGCAGCAACCGCAACAAGGGTCATGGGCACTACAGGAGCAAGGAGGAACTGCAGTATGGCCGCAGGGGACGGAATGTAGGCAGCAACAAGGGCAAGAGGCGCAGGGCACATGACCGgggggatgaagatgaggaggaggacattCCTATGGAGTCGGACTGGGATAAAGACcagccggaggaggaggacgacgaggatgAAGAGGAGCATCAGCCACTGG GAACTGAATACGTGCGCCGGATCGAGGCCTACTTCTGCAGCTTGTGTTACAAGATCATCCGAGCTGATTCCTCCTTAGGGTCCCGTGCTGTACAGAGGCACTGCCGCTCCTTTGACCACCTGTCACATTACCATGACCAACATCCAGCATCACAACAT GGGGAAGATGGCATGAGTGGAGATGAGGCCGAGGGTGACCTGGAGGACGATCCAgaccaggctaaactgtgggagGAAGTCGACAAGGGACTCACTGCCCTCCAAG GGGAAATAATGACAGAGATTGAAGGCGAAGATGGACTTGAGGGAAATAACAAAacagataagaaggaaaatggaggagcaacaaaagagaaagaaagtgaggaaggaggtgaagaggagaaagggtttGGAAATGGAAAACAAGCAAAGGAAGCAAGccgtgaagaagaaaaggaggatgaa TCGcctgtgaaggaggaagaagcagaggacaTGGTTAATGCAACCACTGTGAAGGAGTGGGAAGAAGTGGGCGAAGAATTTACCGAGTAA
- the LOC125039882 gene encoding uncharacterized protein LOC125039882 isoform X4 has protein sequence MESIEAGGSPHREEFAENDSGAASTHDRPRDREHHSEGPKEGHDSHEVAAGGNGNGEGEGGPSGVQVTIRADGERAVNSEGHVRTRVAGRLFVELRCPHCPSQRSITFKEYKFHLGSEGHKQQLNRLARKHSVVLRKIRVQQRQEQKEIEAKWREENGEEFKSAVTRFCSTCKLAFKCLGKNSSDGISHHSRSKLHRMQRHYLHPRCGICRITFPSRMVYEHHIASINHLRGSLQVRTATIDSQGGSRRNENHNQEEEGVDLDLANFMTLDSVGEDDDEEVGSEHEEITGGIDAVEAAEKEAATGDEDEDEDLDESESSSNRNKGHGHYRSKEELQYGRRGRNVGSNKGKRRRAHDRGDEDEEEDIPMESDWDKDQPEEEDDEDEEEHQPLGTEYVRRIEAYFCSLCYKIIRADSSLGSRAVQRHCRSFDHLSHYHDQHPASQHGEDGMSGDEAEGDLEDDPDQAKLWEEVDKGLTALQGEIMTEIEGEDGLEGNNKTDKKENGGATKEKESEEGGEEEKGFGNGKQAKEASREEEKEDESPVKEEEAEDMVNATTVKEWEEVGEEFTE, from the exons ATGGAGAGCATTGAGGCTGGAGGCAGTCCTCACAGGGAAGAATTTGCCGAAAACGACTCTGGTGCTGCCTCAACCCACGACAGACCACGTGACAGGGAGCACCACAGTGAGGGCCCCAAGGAAGGCCATGACTCCCATGAGGTGGCTGCAGGGGGTAATggcaatggagagggagaaggcgggcCCAGCGGAGTGCAGGTCACCATCCGTGCTGATGGGGAGCGAGCCGTGAACAGTGAGGGCCACGTGAGGACGCGAGTGGCTGGTCGCCTCTTTGTTGAACTCAGATGTCCACATTGCCCGAGCCAGAGGTCCATTACTTTCAAG GAGTACAAGTTCCACCTGGGAAGTGAGGGACACAAACAGCAGCTAAACCGGCTGGCTAGGAAGCACTCTGTGGTGCTGAGGAAGATCAGGGTGCAGCAGAGACAGGAGCAGAAGGAGATTGAGGCCAAGTGGCGAGAAGAAAATGGCGAGGAGTTTAAGTCAGCTGTTACTAG GTTCTGCAGTACATGCAAGCTAGCCTTCAAGTGTCTGGGCAAAAACTCAAGTGATGGCATAAGCCACCACAGCAGAAGCAAGCTACATAGG ATGCAGAGGCACTATCTCCATCCTCGATGTGGAATATGCAGAATCACTTTCCCGAGCCGTATGGTGTATGAGCATCACATTGCTTCCATCAATCACCTACGG GGCTCGTTGCAGGTAAGGACAGCAACTATTGACAGTCAGGGTGGCAGCCGACGCAATGAGAACCACAaccaggaggaggaaggtgttgaCCTTGACTTGGCTAACTTCATGACACTCGACTCAGTGGGAGAAGACG ATGATGAAGAGGTGGGATCAGAGCACGAGGAGATCACAGGGGGCATTGATGCTGTGGAGGCTGCAGAAAAGGAAGCCGCAACAGGagacgaggatgaggacgaggacctAGATGAGTCAGAGAGTAGCAGCAACCGCAACAAGGGTCATGGGCACTACAGGAGCAAGGAGGAACTGCAGTATGGCCGCAGGGGACGGAATGTAGGCAGCAACAAGGGCAAGAGGCGCAGGGCACATGACCGgggggatgaagatgaggaggaggacattCCTATGGAGTCGGACTGGGATAAAGACcagccggaggaggaggacgacgaggatgAAGAGGAGCATCAGCCACTGG GAACTGAATACGTGCGCCGGATCGAGGCCTACTTCTGCAGCTTGTGTTACAAGATCATCCGAGCTGATTCCTCCTTAGGGTCCCGTGCTGTACAGAGGCACTGCCGCTCCTTTGACCACCTGTCACATTACCATGACCAACATCCAGCATCACAACAT GGGGAAGATGGCATGAGTGGAGATGAGGCCGAGGGTGACCTGGAGGACGATCCAgaccaggctaaactgtgggagGAAGTCGACAAGGGACTCACTGCCCTCCAAG GGGAAATAATGACAGAGATTGAAGGCGAAGATGGACTTGAGGGAAATAACAAAacagataagaaggaaaatggaggagcaacaaaagagaaagaaagtgaggaaggaggtgaagaggagaaagggtttGGAAATGGAAAACAAGCAAAGGAAGCAAGccgtgaagaagaaaaggaggatgaa TCGcctgtgaaggaggaagaagcagaggacaTGGTTAATGCAACCACTGTGAAGGAGTGGGAAGAAGTGGGCGAAGAATTTACCGAGTAA